Below is a window of Acidobacteriota bacterium DNA.
TCAGGAGAAGCAATCGGACAGATCAAGTAGTTGCCAAAACAGTGTGAATGAGAGGCGGGTTCCATAAGGTGCCCGCCTCTTTTTCTGTCCAGGCCTTTTACCTGTTTTGCCGCCCTGCCATGATTGCCCGCCCCAATATAGGATTTGACAAACAGGCTGTACCCGACATCGAAACGTTTCTATAGATTATAGGGCGAAATGCATTTACCATCTATAGCGGCTTTTTCATGAGAGGGAATGTGCTGATTCACTCAAAATGGCGCTGGTTCTGGTTATCCTATCCGCTTCAGTTCCTGGCGATGTGTTTTGTTCTAATCCCGTTCGTCCGGTTCAACAATCTCCTGGAATGGGACTTTTCCGGCCACTACGCCGCGGTCTGGCACGTCAAATTCCACCTGCTCCCCTGGTTTTCGGGCTGGAACCCATTTTTTTATGGCGGCTTCCCCGAGAATGTCTTCTACCCCCCCCTGGCCCACTTTCTGGCGGCAATTTTAAGTTACCCCCTGGGGGTGGCGGGGGCGATGAAGCTGCTGGTTTGCCTTAGTCTCCTCGTCCTCCCGGTCGCCTTCTACTCCTTTGGGCGCCGCTGGGGGCTGGACGATCTGCAGGCGGCGGTATGCGCCACCTGGATGACGGCCCAGATGTTCCTGTGCGGCGAGCTGTTCGGGTCCCAGAACCTGGGGTCCGATTTGAAGGCCCTCCTGAATGTCGGATTGTTCGCCAACGCCCTGAGTCTGCCGCTCCTCTTTTTCTTCATGGCCGGCTGCGGGGGGGGAGATCTGCGGAAGCATTGGAAGGGCCCGGCGCTCCTGCTGGGTGTCCTGATCCTGGTCCACCCGCTCGCGGCCCTGATTGCGGGGATTTTCTGGGCCTCGCTCTGCATGGACCAATTCCTGGTTTCCCCACAGGACCGGTCGTGGCGAACGTTGATCAGGATTTTGGCGATCGGTTTTCTCCTTTCTGCGCTCTGGGCCGTCCCCTTCATCGCCCGGCGCGGATACATGAATCCCGAAACCATCCCTATTAACTGGTCTTTGCCCCTCCTCTTTCTCGTCATCAACGGGTCGTTTTTGGCGCTCTCCCATGTTCGCAGTCAGCGGCTGCGCCCGCTGGCCGTTACTTTCACCCTGCTGGCCAATTTCATCCTGATCGGGAGCATGTGGAAGATCGACATCCAATTCCCGCGCCTGACCATCTACCTGCTCTTTCTCCTGCCGATCTTCCTGGTGGCCTGGCTGCGGTCGAGATTCCTCCTGTTGTCGGCCGGGGCCATGGCCATTGCCGTGGGAGCGTATGGCTACTTTAATGGCGGGATCCAACCAAAAGGGGTTCCCGATTTTGCGATGCCCGATTTCGGCAAGGTGGAGGGCCGGATCCTCTCTGCCGCCCACCCGGCCCATCTGCCCTCCTATCACGTCCATCATGATTTGATCCCCGTGCGGACCGGGAACCAGGCGATCCTCGGCCTCTTCATCGAATCGGGGATCAATGGCCGATTCATGGCCGACCTCACCCGGATGATCGACCCTCATGCTTATGTCTGGGGAACTCCCTCCGATTTTGTCGGGCCCGGAGTTCTTAAGGAGAGGTATCTGCAATATGTGATGGACCGGTTGAGGCTTTTCGGCATCAGCCATGTCTATACGGACACCAAGCTCGAAGTGACGCTCGACCCGGGGCTGGCCACGAAAAAACGATATATCAACAGCTATCCGGCTCCGAAATTTAATAAGCCGGAGGAGCGCGAATACGTCAACAAGCGCTATCACCTGCGCGGCGACCAGATCGATTTTTATCTTTATGAAGTGGGGACGGGGGAACTGGCGGAAGCGCTTCCCTATGTCCCGAAGAGTCCGCAGTCGCACTGGAAGATGACCAACACCCTCTGGTTTATGCAGATGCAGGGGGTGCCGATCTTCACGGAGAAGCCGGCGCCCCAGGCGGCGCGCGGCGCCCTGCCGGGGGAGCGGGTCGAGGTCCTTTCCAAATCTCGCAACGGGGACCGGCTGGAACTGCAGGTGCACGCGGAGCAGGAGATTCCGGTATTCGTCCGGATGGGTTACTTCCCGAACTGGAGGCTCACGATCGACGGGCATGAAGCGGAGATCTACCGGGCATCGCCCGACCTCATGTTGTTTTACGGCAAGGGGCGGGCGGTGCTGGAATTTGAGCGCTCCTGGATCGAATATGCCGGACTGCTCCTCTCCTGTATTGGACTGCTGGCCCTCGTCAGGCTGAAGTAGGGTTCTTTCCCCGGCGCCGGTGCCGGGGAAGCAGGGCGTGCGTCGCGACCAAGCCTCCCGCGAGGAGGAATACGGCGCTGATGACCAGGCCGAGGTAGAAGACTCTCGGGCAGTAGCGAAACTCCACGACGTGTCGGCCCGCGGCGACCGGGACCGCGCGAAAGGCGTAATTGGCGCGCCGGATTTCGGCCGGTTTTCCGTCCACCCGCGCCTCCCATCCGGGATAGTAGCTGTCTAGCAGCACCAGGTGTCCGTCGAGATCGGCGGATACCTCGCAGACCACCCGCGTACTGCTGTATCCCTTCAGTGTTACCGATCCCGCCCCGGGTGTCCCGCTTCGGCTTGAGCCTTCTCCCTCCAGAATTACCGCGGCTCCGGCCGCGAACGAGGGGTCGAGCAGTCTCTCCAGGGCTGCATCCGGTGATGGGACGAACTCCGTTCCAGAGGTGAAATAGGCGCGCTGGAGCGACTGCTGCAGCCAATAGGCGTGGACCTGCCGCTGACTGATCGTGTCCATGGAAACGATGGGAGTGAGCCCTTCAAAGGCCAGCGGCTCCATGGAGAGGATCCAGGGCGAATTCAGTCTCCTCAGGGGATCGAGACGCTTCGGCTGAGGCAACCGCCTGATTTCTTCCCACAAGGTTTCGGATTCTTTTGTGTTCAGGCTGTCAACGGAGTGATCCACCGAATAGTGGATGCCGTCCATGATGCCGTACATCGGCTGTCCCGTCATCCGGTAGTAAAGGGTGAGCCAGGCTGATGATTGGTTGGGCGCCTGGAAGCGCAGGTTGGGCTGCGGTCCTCCTGACTGCATCAAAAGGGGCGGCACCACCCGGAAGGGCTCTTTCGGGCCCTTTTCGGCGATGGTGCGGTTCATCTCAGAAACATGGTTGATGTTCGCTTCGCTGATCAGGGGGGTGAGGCGCAGGTTGGCGGGGATCAGTTCCGCCGCGATCAGGAGCGGAATCAGCAGGATCAGAAGCCGGTACTGGATGCGGTGGGCCATTAGCAACAGGGTCCCGTAGATGGCCGAAAAGAGGGTGCTGGTGAGCAGGGCGTTCCAGAGGAAGGAGAGGATCCAGTCATAGTCCTTGACGCCGTTGCCCGCCGGGTCCCCCGCGGCCCGGATCCACCGTTCCAGGACCTCCGGGTGGGTCTTGAACCAGGCCAGGAAACAGGCGCCCAGACCGGCCAATACCAGGGCGGGCACGGCCAACCCTTTCCTGTTTCTTATTTTCCGGCTTTCCGATCGCTCCAGCAGGGATTCCACCCCGAGGGATGAGAGGATGCAGAGGGCCAGGGCCGCGAGCAGGAAGAACTTGGATGGGTAGCGTCCCAGGGAGAAGAAGGGGACGTTGTGGAACATCCATTGGTGAAAGGGGAGGTGGCTCCCGAGCGACAGGATGAGGCCGGCTGTGGCCAGGGCCGTCAATACGGCCAGGAGCTTTCTGCGCGCGCTGGCCATGGAAACGGCCGCGAGCAGGATGACGCCCGTTCCGAGGAAGAAGGAAACCAGGTAGCTCTCCCTGCCGTGGTGGAACGCTTCCCCCCAGGACTGTACGAACCCGATCGTATAGAAATGGCCGAAAAGGTTGGGGACGATCACGCCGAGCAGGTCCAGCGGGTGGGTCGACCACCCTCCGGCTTCGGCGTAGTCGAGCGCGCCCCGGGCCGAGAGGGGGAGCAGTTCCAGCGTCGGCAGGACCTGGACGGCGGCCAGGCCCAGGGCGAATGCGGCGCCCGACAGGCCGACACGAAGGATGCGCCGGAGGGCCGCCGGGCGGTCGGTCTGTTCCAGGAGGTGCAGCGCGGCCATGCCGGCCAGGAGCAGAAGCAGGCACTGGGCCATCAGCGGTTCGAAGGCGAGGATCTCGAGCGCCAGCAGGGCGCCGAACAGGAGGCTCCGCTTGAACGGTCGCTGCTGCAGGGCTCCCAGAAAGGCCCAGGCGATCCAAGGGAGGAGGGCGACCGCGGGCACGATATTGTAGAGGTTCAGAAAGGAGATGACGGTGCCGGACAACTCGTAGGCGAGGGCTCCCGTGAATGCGGCGGCAGGGCGGATGTCCAGCCGGCGCTGGAGGAAATAGAGCCCCAGTCCGCCCAGGATGGGGTGAAGGACGAAATGGAGCTTGAACGCATAGTTGAAAGGGAGGAAGAGGTGGAGCAGGTTCGTCGGGTAAAAGGCCATGTAATTGGGATTGGCCAGCATCGGCTGCCCCAGGGCGATGTGGGGGTTCCACAGGGGGAATCCGCCCTGCGCGAAGGCATCGATCAACACCTTCCGAAGGGGGTAATGGAAATTGAGGATGTCGCGAAAGTAGAGATTCTTGGAGGTAAAAAAGAAATCATGAAAGAAGAGAAAACCGACAAGAACGAGTGCCACCGGGGCGATGATGTCGGGCCTCATCTTCCGGAACTTCGTCGGCTGAAAACCCTGCATGGTCTAAATCTCCGGAGCCTCGTGTTTGTGGATGTATGCTTTTACCGTTCTCCGGTCCAGATGGAGGCGGCGGGCGGCGGCTTCGTAGCTGCCCAGGCGCCCGTAGAGGAGGCGGCAGTAGCCCGCCATGAGGGCGTCGGCCTCGAGAGCGCCGGCGGCGATTCCTTCCTGCAGTTTTGAGCACAGGTCCGGGGCGACCGTCCCGGAGTCCCCTTCGTAGGTTCCCTTGAGCAGGATGCGGCGGACGGCCTGCGCGAGTTCGCGCACGTTGCCGGGCCAGGCGTAGCCTCGCCCGGGTGAGGCGGCGAGGGAGTCGAGGACGGCGGCAATGGTTTCGCCCTGGCGGTCGCCGGTGATGCGGTGGACGATCAGCGAGACGAGGTCGTCGAGCTCGGCGGGGGTTTCGTCGAGGCGCTGCCGGAGCGGGGGGACGGTGATGACGTCCGAGGAGAGGCGGTAGAAGAAATCCTCGCGGAAGCGGCCCGAGCGGCGGAGGATGTCGAGCGGCTGGTTGGTGGCGGCGATGATGCGGCCGCGGAATCTGGCCGTCTCGTGAGAGCCGACGGGGGAGAAGGCGCGCTCCTCGAGCACCCGCAGCAGGCGGATCTGGGTCTGGACGCTCGCGTCCCCGATCTCGTCGAGGAAGATGGCGCCGTAGGGGCTGCAGCGGGCGAGGATCCCCTCGTGCGCCTCGATGGCGCCGGTGAAGGCCCCTTTCCTGTGGCCGAACAGCTCCGATTCGACGAGCGACTCCGGGTACTGGGAGAGGTTCAGGGAGACGAAGCCCCGGGCGAAGCTCTCGGCGAAGGTGTTGGTCTTTTCGCTGTAGGGGATGAAGGCCGAGCGGCCGATGGCGGCGGCCGCCGCCCCTTTCCCGGTGCCGGTCTCCCCGAGCAGGAGGGTGGAGAAATCCTCCATCCGGTTCCAGAGCTGTCGTTCGTACATGCGGATGTCGTGGGTGAAGACGTTGTTCCAGAGGTGGCGCCGCAGCCGCTTCATCGACTCGCTCCGCCCGACGAGGCCGCGGTCGATGAAGAAGAAGGCGCGGCGGATCTGGTAGAGGATGGCGAAGAGACGGCGCGCCTCCCCGGGGGCGAAGCCGCGGCGGGAGAGGAGATGGAGGAGGTCCGCCGCGCAGGGGACGGGGAGGCTCCGTTCGGCGGCGGCAGACTGCTCGGCGATCAGCCGGTCGAGCTCGGGGAGGAAGCGGTGGTAGACGTCGAACATGATGGCGTAGCGGAGCAGGCGCTGGTCCGCCCCGGAGTGCCGGCCGAGGTCGAGGAGCCCGGCCGACTCCATCCGCTCCACCTCCCCGCTCAGCCGGGCGACGATGCGCTGGTACAGTTCCGCCGCGGGGGTTTCGGGGGGGCACCCGGCGATTTTCGAAGCGAGGGCGGCGTAGGCGTCGCCGAAGGGGTTGGCGGCGGCGGCGTCGGCCAGCAGGTGCAGGAAGTCGCGATCGGAACCGTGGAGGGTGTCTCTTTTATTCATGCGCATAATGTACACTATGGGCGCTAATTTTGTATGCGGCGAAATGGTCGCTGCGATGGTGTCTGCGGGTGTGGGTTGATTGGGGAGCGGGGCTAGTTGGGAAGAATGACGAGGCGCCCCCCTTCGACGCGGATGTCCTTGATGTAGGGGGGGAGCTGGAGTTTTTCCCGGTTTGCGGGGGAGCCGAAGATGCGGTCGGCGGCGGCGCGGAGCACCGCGGAGGAGAGGGGGAGGGAACCCAGCTTTCCGCGGGTCGGCTCGAGCGTCAGGTGCCCGGCCTCGTTATGGAGTTTACCTTCCAGTTCGAGCGACTGGTTTTTGCCGTAGAGATCGACGACGGCGTAGACCCTGAGGGAGTCCGCGAGGAGCTCGATCTTGACGTCGCGCACGGTGGAGCGGACCTCGTCGAGTTCGGAGCTCCCCTCGGCAAGGGCCGTGGCCGCGTCGTTGACGACCCCGACGATCGATTCGGGGGTGTGATCGGAGGGGGAGAAGCCCCCGGGCCTGGAAAGGGCCAGGTTCTCCTCGAGCCAGCCGTTCAGCTCCCCTTCCTCGAGGATCAGGGGCGCCCCGGTGCCGTAAAGGGCGGCGGAGCGGAAGGCGCGGACCTTTTGCTCCGCTTGTTTTGCGGCCTCGGGCGTGACCTCGATCTCGGGCGGGGGGGAGTTTTTCAGGACGAGGACGAGGGTGAGGAGGGCCAGGGCGGGCACCCCCCAGCGCGCGATCCTGAAAAGTCTGCGGAAGAGTGTGGGGGGGGTGTGGGCGATGTCGACCGTGCTTGAGCTCGAGTGTGGGGCAGCATGTCCGCGCCAGCGGGCGAAGACGAGGCCGCAACGGGGGCATTCGGGTCCGATCTCCTGGCTGAAGCCGCATTTGGGACAGATCATCTTGGTCTCCAGGGGTTGCCTGCCTTTTTGATGTATCGGTTAAGGATCGGCCGGGGGAGGGCGCAAATGCAAGGTTTATTGCGTGGGCGCACAATTTTCCGGAAAGGGGGTATAATCGGTCCTTGGGAGGGGGGAGTGAATTATCGCCATCATAAAATCGAGACCGAAAACCGCAACCTGCTCGACTTCATCCGCCAGCTGGCCGAAGGGAAGTTCCTGATCCCGACCTTCCAGAGGCAGTTCGTCTGGGAGCCGGGGGACATCGTCAGCCTCTGGGACAGCCTCTACCGCCGCTACCCCATCGGCAGCATCCTCTGCTGGAACACCACGATCCGGCTCCACGTGCACCGCAGAATCGGGGGCTTCTTCGTCCCCGAAAACGGCGGGGAGGGGGCGGGGCACCACGTCTACATCCTCGACGGGCAGCAGCGCTCCACCTCGCTCGTGGCCTCGTTCTACGGCGGGGCGGGGAGGGTCAAGGAACACTACGACGTCGACCATACCGTTCATTTCGACCTGACCCGGGGGGAGTTTTTCCTGGAGCAGGACTACTTCCGGCACCGGTGGGAGTCCGACCCGGCGTTCCTTTTCCCGGTGCGGGAGGCGCCCGGGCTCCCCGACGACTACGTCGCGGGGCTTACGGGGATGAAGGGGTACGGGCGGAAGGCGGTGGAGAACTTCGCCCAGCTTAAATACATGTTTTCGGAGTACCCGGTGCCGCTCATCCACCTGCGGGGGTTCAACATCGCCGACGTCTGCTCCATCTTCGAACGGATGAACCAGTCGGGCAAGCGTCTGGAGAACCTCGACATTCTCATTGCCCGCGGATTCAGGAACTACGCCACCGTGGTCGAGGAAGACTTTCCGATCTCCTGACAGGGCCGGTCCCACTGAACTTCCCGTAATGAACGTGGGGGCGCGTCGGGATCCGTGGTAGAATGAGGGAAATCAGGGCGGCGCGGCCGCCGACGCCTTTTGCCTGTCTTCCACGGTTCCGGAGGGAGTCCCATGGTCGAAGAAGAACTGAGATCGGAGCTGGAACAACTGCGGGCGGAAAACGAGGCTCTCAAAAAAGCGGCTTCCAGGGAGCTGTCGATGAAGGTGAGCCAGAAGGGGGCCCTTTCGGTCTACGGCCTGGGCCGTTTCCCGGTGACGCTCTACAAGGAACAGTGGCTGCGGCTGCTCGAGTTCGCGGGGGAGATCAGGGACTTCATCTCCCAAAACGAGGACGGGCTCAAAGTGAGGAAATAGGGGGGCGGGGGGGGCGGGCGACCGCGAGCGGGCGCCCGACCCTTTAATATTGTGGCAGCTGCCTAGTCCTCGTAGGGATAATGCGCGGGCCGCTTCTTCTGTCCTTTGGCCGTGATGGTCATGTCGGATATCGACCCCTCGGCGAAGGTGAGGCATTCGGCCGGGGGGTTGCTGATCGCCATCGGCTCCCAGGAGGGGTAGCCTCCCTTGTAGACCAGCTCGTACCCGGAATTCCCCAGCGTTACCTTTTTCTCCTTCTTGAAGCGGAGGACCTCCTGCTTGAGGTATTCCAGCTCCGGGCTCCGGTTCGGCGGCGGGAAGTTCTCGATTCTCACCCTGAGCGTGACGGATTTGAAATTGCCGTCGACAACCAGCTCCACGGCCTGCCCGTTGAACTCGGCGTACGGAATCACGATTTCCTTCTGGGGGTCGTAATCGTCGGCGGCGGCGGTAAAGGAAAGCAGGGAACAGACGGTAATGGATAACAAGGCGGCAGCCACTCCATACCCGTGTCTCATCAATCACCTCCTGGTGCGGAAATGCAAAGGTTTTTCAGATCTTGGGGGTATTGTATGACAAAGCGGCGGCGGCTCAACGAAAAAATGCGTACCGCGGGGTGCGGGCTCAGAATTCGCGCAGCGATTCCTGGATCCCCTTGTGGGTTTCGTACCAGAAACCGAGCGCCGCCTCCATCTTGTCCTCGGCGAACCGGTCGAGCCAGGAGAGGAGTTCGGGCCCCTGCTCCCCTTCGACATCGCGCTTGCGCAGCAGGAAGCGGTGGACATAGTCGGCCGAGCGTTCCGATTCCCAGAAGGTCGATGAGTTGCGGCAGTGGATGCGGGCCGCGGTCATGGCCGCGCATCCGAGGTAGGCGTCCTTCATCCCGTAGAGAGCGTCGATGATCTCGGGCGCCATCTCCTCGGCCCACTGGCGGTGGAAACGGCAGATGCCGAGGTTGTCGAGCACCAGTTCGGCGACCATGCGGTCGGCGTTTCTGCGCCCCAGTTCGCGCGGGGGGACGAAATCGTAGCCGTAATACATGTAGTACTTCCCCATGATCGACATCGGGGAGAGCACGCCGGGGGTCCAGTACTGGTTGGGCACCATCCACCCCTTGCGGGCGAAGGCGGTGTAGACGAAGCGGTCCAGGGCCTCCTTCCCCTTCAGGCGGGAAAGGCGGCGGGCGAATTTGCGCGCCCCCCCTGACAGGTCCACGAGCCCCCTCTTTTCGATGATGGCGTCGAGCAGCCCGATGCCGATGCCGGCGTTATGCGCGCTGTCGGCGACCACGTCGAAGCCCGCGGGATCGAAGACGGGGCGCCGGTCCACGCCGAATTCCTCCGGCTCCGCGAGCCCTTCGGCCAGGCACTCCATCATCCAGGAGACCACCCCCCCGGCCGAAATGGCGTCGAACCCCAGCATGTCGGCGTGGTGGGTGAGGCGCTCGGCCGCCCGCTGGTCGAACACCCCCGCCAGCGGCCCCAGCGCCTGGTAGGGCTCGTAGTCCTTCTTGAACTCCCCCCGCAGCTTCTTGCACACGGCCGAGCACGGTTCCCCGCACGTAGTCTGATGCCTGGGCTGAATCGTCTCCTCGTTGAACTGCCGGAGGTAGTGGCCGAGCACGAATTCCCGGTGGATGCGCACCCGCTCCTCTTCCGACATGTAGATGCTGCGGTAGTTGAAGGAGAGCATGCGGCCGCCCAGGGTGGCATAGTTGACGCCGAAGGTGCCCCCGGTCTCGAACCTCGGTTCGAACCGGTATTTGGTCGTCGCCTCCATATCCTTGGCCAGCAGTTTTTTCTCGTATTTGTGCTGGAACCATTCGTCCGCCACCTTCCGGTCCCGGAAATCGTCGTCGAGCACCGACCCGCCGTAGATGACGGCGGCGATCCCGTGCTGCGCGAGGAGCTTCGACCCGAACCCGCCGCGTCCGGCCCAGGTGTCG
It encodes the following:
- a CDS encoding YfhO family protein; this encodes MQGFQPTKFRKMRPDIIAPVALVLVGFLFFHDFFFTSKNLYFRDILNFHYPLRKVLIDAFAQGGFPLWNPHIALGQPMLANPNYMAFYPTNLLHLFLPFNYAFKLHFVLHPILGGLGLYFLQRRLDIRPAAAFTGALAYELSGTVISFLNLYNIVPAVALLPWIAWAFLGALQQRPFKRSLLFGALLALEILAFEPLMAQCLLLLLAGMAALHLLEQTDRPAALRRILRVGLSGAAFALGLAAVQVLPTLELLPLSARGALDYAEAGGWSTHPLDLLGVIVPNLFGHFYTIGFVQSWGEAFHHGRESYLVSFFLGTGVILLAAVSMASARRKLLAVLTALATAGLILSLGSHLPFHQWMFHNVPFFSLGRYPSKFFLLAALALCILSSLGVESLLERSESRKIRNRKGLAVPALVLAGLGACFLAWFKTHPEVLERWIRAAGDPAGNGVKDYDWILSFLWNALLTSTLFSAIYGTLLLMAHRIQYRLLILLIPLLIAAELIPANLRLTPLISEANINHVSEMNRTIAEKGPKEPFRVVPPLLMQSGGPQPNLRFQAPNQSSAWLTLYYRMTGQPMYGIMDGIHYSVDHSVDSLNTKESETLWEEIRRLPQPKRLDPLRRLNSPWILSMEPLAFEGLTPIVSMDTISQRQVHAYWLQQSLQRAYFTSGTEFVPSPDAALERLLDPSFAAGAAVILEGEGSSRSGTPGAGSVTLKGYSSTRVVCEVSADLDGHLVLLDSYYPGWEARVDGKPAEIRRANYAFRAVPVAAGRHVVEFRYCPRVFYLGLVISAVFLLAGGLVATHALLPRHRRRGKNPTSA
- a CDS encoding sigma-54-dependent Fis family transcriptional regulator, giving the protein MNKRDTLHGSDRDFLHLLADAAAANPFGDAYAALASKIAGCPPETPAAELYQRIVARLSGEVERMESAGLLDLGRHSGADQRLLRYAIMFDVYHRFLPELDRLIAEQSAAAERSLPVPCAADLLHLLSRRGFAPGEARRLFAILYQIRRAFFFIDRGLVGRSESMKRLRRHLWNNVFTHDIRMYERQLWNRMEDFSTLLLGETGTGKGAAAAAIGRSAFIPYSEKTNTFAESFARGFVSLNLSQYPESLVESELFGHRKGAFTGAIEAHEGILARCSPYGAIFLDEIGDASVQTQIRLLRVLEERAFSPVGSHETARFRGRIIAATNQPLDILRRSGRFREDFFYRLSSDVITVPPLRQRLDETPAELDDLVSLIVHRITGDRQGETIAAVLDSLAASPGRGYAWPGNVRELAQAVRRILLKGTYEGDSGTVAPDLCSKLQEGIAAGALEADALMAGYCRLLYGRLGSYEAAARRLHLDRRTVKAYIHKHEAPEI
- a CDS encoding DUF262 domain-containing protein; this encodes MNYRHHKIETENRNLLDFIRQLAEGKFLIPTFQRQFVWEPGDIVSLWDSLYRRYPIGSILCWNTTIRLHVHRRIGGFFVPENGGEGAGHHVYILDGQQRSTSLVASFYGGAGRVKEHYDVDHTVHFDLTRGEFFLEQDYFRHRWESDPAFLFPVREAPGLPDDYVAGLTGMKGYGRKAVENFAQLKYMFSEYPVPLIHLRGFNIADVCSIFERMNQSGKRLENLDILIARGFRNYATVVEEDFPIS
- a CDS encoding aldehyde ferredoxin oxidoreductase, giving the protein MDSHQRVLVVDASTSFYRMNRYRVGDFFGPVDLGLHLAGKQNSLNFGIGLLAGSIFPGSNRLIVTGFSPCWGGFFVSSMGGAGLVFENLGLNMLSITGRAPSPSILYLNRCHGEEVEVEIEPVDAAGVWREGRGGVYAMMDYALGRFGGRYENDPRVLAVGPAALTTDMGALCSAPVRRGEMSPADTWAGRGGFGSKLLAQHGIAAVIYGGSVLDDDFRDRKVADEWFQHKYEKKLLAKDMEATTKYRFEPRFETGGTFGVNYATLGGRMLSFNYRSIYMSEEERVRIHREFVLGHYLRQFNEETIQPRHQTTCGEPCSAVCKKLRGEFKKDYEPYQALGPLAGVFDQRAAERLTHHADMLGFDAISAGGVVSWMMECLAEGLAEPEEFGVDRRPVFDPAGFDVVADSAHNAGIGIGLLDAIIEKRGLVDLSGGARKFARRLSRLKGKEALDRFVYTAFARKGWMVPNQYWTPGVLSPMSIMGKYYMYYGYDFVPPRELGRRNADRMVAELVLDNLGICRFHRQWAEEMAPEIIDALYGMKDAYLGCAAMTAARIHCRNSSTFWESERSADYVHRFLLRKRDVEGEQGPELLSWLDRFAEDKMEAALGFWYETHKGIQESLREF